In the Nicotiana tabacum cultivar K326 chromosome 16, ASM71507v2, whole genome shotgun sequence genome, one interval contains:
- the LOC107780880 gene encoding uncharacterized protein LOC107780880, with protein MEKSGNGGGGGSAPTGCYKCGRPGHWSRDCPSNPNSTDKTNSNTTTAYASKSGADAGPGSVSGAGASASKPKKVPRSMPKLTPDILLSDKGLGYVLRHFPRAFKYRGRGHEVADLGYLLGLYAEWHSGLLPYYSFDQFIHKVERLGGSKRVKLCMKGLRDRVADGVDPAKLYEPQVQEQETNQQELKDSEPTDYPEDTTQNPNPKDFQEIMLNDVWEKAIGEPSQLSPQKIVAVDTSSAGKDTVNQAPDNVARSSIQISEEQRARMEANKLKALQRAAARTSHIKST; from the exons ATGGAAAAATCCGGCAACGGCGGCGGCGGTGGTTCAGCGCCTACAGGTTGCTACAAGTGCGGTCGCCCAGGTCACTGGTCAAGAGATTGCCCTTCCAATCCAAACAGTACCGATAAAACTAATTCCAATACCACGACGGCGTATGCTTCAAAATCTGGCGCCGATGCCGGACCCGGATCCGTTTCCGGTGCCGGAGCTTCTGCCTCTAAGCCGAAGAAAGTTCCTAGGTCAATGCCTAAGCTAACTCCGGATATCCTTCTCTCTGATAAAGGACTTGGCTACGTTCTCCGTCATTTTCCCCGTGCTTTCAAATATCGAGGCCGCGGTCATGAG GTTGCTGATTTGGGATACCTACTTGGCTTATATGCTGAATGGCACTCAGGGTTACTTCCTTATTACTCATTTGATCAGTTCATACATAAGGTGGAAAGACTTGGTGGCTCAAAGAGAGTTAAG CTATGCATGAAAGGACTACGAGACAGGGTTGCCGATGGAGTGGATCCTGCAAAACTGTATGAGCCACAAGTTCAAGAACAAGAAACAAATCAACAGG AACTCAAGGACTCAGAACCAACTGACTATCCAGAAGATACCACacaaaatccaaatcctaaaGATTTTCAGGAAATCATGCTTAATGATGTGTGGGAGAAGGCAATTGGG GAGCCATCTCAACTATCCCCTCAAAAGATTGTTGCTGTTGATACATCTTCTGCAGGGAAAGATACAGTAAATCAGGCTCCGGATAATGTAGCACGAAGTTCTATCCAGATCTCTGAAGAACAAAGAGCTCGGATGGAGGCTAATAAGTTGAAGGCATTGCAGAGAGCTGCTGCTCGAACCTCTCATATCAAGTCTACGTGA